One genomic window of Dehalococcoidia bacterium includes the following:
- a CDS encoding histone deacetylase gives MSVGFVYDPIFLEHDTGEHPENARRLTATMALLEESGLLAALTRIPVRAASADELSLAHDPRYVGAVERVAGEGGGWVDPDTLIMPRSYAVAAHVVGGTLNALDALMRGDVESAFCLVRPPGHHATPVQAMGFCLFNHVAVAAEYARARHGLERVAIVDYDVHHGNGTQDAFYDDPGVLYVSTHEFPFYPGTGPAEDVGADAGLGYNVNVPMPHGSGDAEYRRAFEAIVMPAVRRFRPQLILVSAGYDAHFADDIALQQLSVDGYDTLVSMIVAAAADLCDGRALFALEGGYHLTALPWSVRRTLEVMRGDGPAPDPLGTAIARTPPGFDDMIARVKSLHGL, from the coding sequence ATGAGCGTCGGCTTCGTCTACGATCCGATCTTCCTTGAGCACGACACCGGCGAGCACCCGGAAAACGCGCGCCGGCTGACGGCGACGATGGCCCTGCTCGAAGAAAGCGGCCTGCTGGCGGCGCTCACGCGGATCCCCGTCCGTGCCGCATCGGCGGACGAGCTTTCGCTAGCGCACGACCCGCGGTACGTGGGCGCCGTCGAGCGTGTCGCCGGCGAGGGTGGCGGCTGGGTCGATCCCGACACCTTGATCATGCCGCGCTCGTACGCCGTCGCGGCGCACGTCGTCGGCGGCACCTTGAACGCGCTCGATGCGCTGATGCGCGGCGATGTCGAATCGGCGTTCTGCCTCGTACGGCCGCCCGGCCATCACGCGACGCCCGTCCAGGCGATGGGCTTTTGTTTGTTCAATCACGTCGCCGTCGCTGCGGAATACGCTCGCGCGCGGCACGGCCTCGAGCGCGTGGCGATCGTCGACTACGACGTGCATCACGGCAACGGCACCCAGGACGCCTTCTACGACGATCCCGGCGTGCTCTACGTCTCGACGCACGAGTTTCCGTTCTACCCGGGTACGGGCCCCGCTGAGGACGTCGGGGCTGATGCGGGCCTTGGCTACAACGTCAACGTTCCCATGCCCCACGGCAGCGGCGACGCCGAGTATCGCCGCGCGTTCGAGGCCATCGTCATGCCCGCGGTGCGGCGCTTTCGTCCGCAGCTCATCCTGGTCTCCGCGGGCTACGACGCGCACTTCGCCGACGACATCGCACTGCAGCAACTCAGCGTCGATGGTTACGACACGCTCGTGTCGATGATCGTCGCCGCGGCCGCTGATCTGTGCGACGGGCGCGCGCTCTTCGCGCTCGAAGGAGGCTATCACCTGACGGCGTTGCCCTGGTCGGTCCGACGCACGCTCGAGGTGATGCGAGGTGACGGCCCGGCACCGGATCCGTTGGGAACCGCCATCGCTCGTACTCCGCCCGGCTTCGATGACATGATCGCGCGCGTGAAGTCGCTGCACGGCCTGTAG
- the gltX gene encoding glutamate--tRNA ligase — protein MPSRTRYAPSPTGVPHVGNLRTALFDYLLARHDGGQFILRIEDTDQARLAPEAVQGLQDSLTWLGIDWDEGPGRGGPYAPYVQSERLHLYRPAADKLLAGGDAYKCWCSSARLEALRAEQTRLKQPPRYDRRCREESGRQAARREAEADGRNCVVRFKTPLSGEVTVHDAIHGETTFDLATLDDFVILKSDGFPTYHLAYIVDDEAMRITHVLRGDEWLASAPRHMLIYRALGIHPPVIAHLPRVLGPDGARLSKRYGATSVFEYRDQGYLPEAVFNFLGLTGWSLDDKTEIISKEDFIKHFTLDRVVKNPAIFNVEKLTWMNGVYIREMPGERLVDVLVERLEGDLPSSVSRPIDRTLVARIAPLIRERIKLLSEAVDYCDFFFTDDLSYTREELLGKPYRDRPGDARDALSAVIERTQSIDWTHDALEQVLRELAESLGTKPGDLFSLVRVAVTGKRVTPPLFESMEILGKERCLARLQHAIQLL, from the coding sequence ATGCCATCCCGCACCCGGTACGCGCCAAGCCCGACCGGCGTCCCGCACGTGGGCAATCTGCGTACGGCACTCTTCGACTACCTGCTCGCCCGTCATGACGGCGGCCAGTTCATCCTCCGCATCGAGGACACCGACCAGGCCCGGCTGGCTCCGGAGGCAGTGCAGGGCCTGCAGGACAGTCTGACGTGGCTCGGCATCGACTGGGACGAAGGCCCCGGCAGGGGCGGCCCCTACGCACCGTACGTGCAGTCGGAGCGCCTCCACCTCTACCGGCCGGCCGCTGACAAGCTGCTCGCCGGCGGCGACGCCTACAAGTGCTGGTGCTCATCGGCGCGCCTCGAAGCGCTGCGCGCCGAACAGACGCGGCTCAAGCAGCCGCCCCGCTATGACCGCCGTTGCCGTGAGGAGTCAGGCCGCCAGGCAGCGCGCCGCGAAGCCGAGGCTGACGGCCGCAACTGCGTCGTGCGGTTCAAGACGCCGTTGTCGGGCGAGGTCACGGTGCATGATGCGATCCACGGCGAAACGACATTCGACCTTGCCACGCTCGACGATTTCGTGATCCTCAAGTCCGACGGCTTTCCCACCTACCACCTGGCCTACATCGTCGATGACGAAGCGATGAGGATCACGCACGTCCTCCGTGGCGACGAGTGGCTCGCCTCTGCGCCACGACACATGCTGATCTACCGTGCGCTCGGCATCCACCCGCCGGTCATCGCCCACCTGCCGCGCGTGCTCGGCCCGGACGGTGCCAGGCTGAGCAAGCGTTACGGCGCGACCAGCGTGTTCGAATACCGCGATCAGGGCTACCTGCCCGAGGCCGTCTTCAACTTCTTGGGACTAACCGGCTGGTCGCTCGATGATAAGACGGAGATCATCTCGAAAGAAGATTTCATTAAGCACTTTACGCTCGATCGCGTCGTGAAGAACCCCGCGATCTTCAACGTCGAGAAGCTGACGTGGATGAATGGCGTCTATATCCGCGAGATGCCAGGCGAACGCCTCGTCGATGTGCTGGTCGAGCGGCTGGAGGGTGACCTGCCGTCGAGCGTCTCGCGCCCTATCGATCGCACCCTCGTCGCGCGTATCGCGCCGCTCATCCGCGAGCGCATCAAGCTATTGTCAGAAGCCGTTGACTACTGCGATTTCTTCTTCACCGACGATCTCAGCTACACGCGCGAGGAGTTGCTCGGCAAGCCGTATCGCGACCGCCCCGGCGACGCGAGAGATGCGCTCTCCGCCGTCATCGAGCGGACGCAGAGCATCGACTGGACGCACGATGCGCTTGAGCAAGTGCTCCGCGAACTAGCCGAGTCCCTCGGCACGAAGCCGGGCGACCTGTTTTCGCTCGTGCGGGTCGCGGTGACCGGCAAGCGCGTCACGCCGCCGCTCTTCGAAAGCATGGAGATCCTCGGCAAGGAACGCTGCCTCGCGCGGCTGCAGCATGCGATCCAGTTGCTTTGA
- the msrA gene encoding peptide-methionine (S)-S-oxide reductase MsrA, whose protein sequence is MTTDTNDAIEKATFGAGCFWGVEAAFRQIKGVKSTAVGFMGGALDDPTYEDVCYRDTGHAEVVEVQFDPELVPYAALLDVFWENHDPTTLNRQGPDVGEQYRSAIFYHSPEQQRAATDSKDALERDGRYRRPIVTEITPAATFYPAEEYHQQYLEKRGLSTCHI, encoded by the coding sequence ATGACTACTGATACCAACGACGCGATCGAAAAGGCGACGTTCGGCGCCGGTTGCTTCTGGGGCGTCGAAGCCGCGTTCCGCCAGATAAAAGGCGTAAAGTCCACCGCTGTCGGCTTCATGGGCGGTGCGCTCGACGATCCGACTTACGAGGACGTCTGCTATCGCGATACCGGCCACGCCGAGGTCGTCGAGGTGCAGTTCGATCCAGAGCTCGTCCCGTACGCCGCGCTGCTCGACGTCTTCTGGGAGAACCACGATCCGACGACGCTCAACCGCCAGGGCCCCGACGTAGGCGAGCAGTATCGCAGCGCGATCTTCTATCACTCGCCTGAACAGCAACGCGCCGCGACGGACTCCAAGGACGCGCTCGAGCGCGATGGTCGCTACCGGCGGCCGATCGTTACGGAGATCACGCCCGCGGCGACGTTCTACCCCGCTGAGGAGTACCACCAGCAGTACCTCGAGAAGCGCGGCCTCTCGACCTGCCACATCTGA
- a CDS encoding YetF domain-containing protein gives MLPHTRGGGAIDWSELFVPSMSVFEVVIRGSLMYLALFAMLRVVLKREAGAVGVTDLLVIVLVADAAQNAMSADYTSITEGVVLVAVILFWSFALNWVGFRVPWIGRLVHPPPLELVKDGRMLRRNMEKELISEEELMSQIRQQGVDDVAEVKRACIEGDGHISVVTRDAGETRNKRANETAV, from the coding sequence ATGCTTCCGCACACGCGTGGAGGCGGCGCTATCGACTGGAGTGAATTGTTCGTCCCGAGCATGTCGGTGTTCGAGGTGGTGATCCGAGGTTCGCTGATGTACCTCGCGCTGTTCGCGATGCTGCGCGTGGTGCTGAAGCGCGAGGCCGGGGCGGTGGGCGTAACGGACCTGCTGGTGATCGTGCTGGTGGCAGACGCCGCGCAAAACGCGATGTCGGCGGACTACACGTCGATCACGGAGGGCGTCGTGCTCGTCGCCGTCATCCTGTTCTGGAGCTTCGCGCTCAACTGGGTTGGATTCCGGGTGCCATGGATCGGCCGGCTCGTGCACCCGCCACCGCTCGAGTTGGTGAAGGACGGAAGGATGCTGCGGCGCAACATGGAGAAGGAGCTGATCAGCGAAGAAGAGCTGATGAGCCAAATTCGCCAGCAAGGCGTCGACGACGTCGCGGAGGTCAAGCGAGCGTGCATCGAAGGCGACGGCCACATCAGCGTGGTCACGCGCGATGCCGGAGAGACGCGCAACAAGCGCGCGAACGAAACCGCGGTATGA
- a CDS encoding metallophosphoesterase family protein, which yields MRIGIVADVHCNHEALRIALDRMGDVDELLCAGDAVYQFRFSNEVMQILRERGARYILGNHEEVLLGKWGSKARSADWVRGADLEYMSSQPSRLETTVGGKKLVMVHGSPFEPHNEYIYPKSPSIAKLATIDADYVILGHTHYQMAERLGRVLVINPGSAGEARDARNAFRLSYAVLDTSSVDVVFDDFQDPTRAAVDPSIIPRAPLDAGAGRDDPTPENTNFWTPGN from the coding sequence ATGCGTATCGGCATCGTCGCGGACGTGCACTGCAACCACGAGGCGCTGCGCATCGCGCTCGACCGGATGGGGGATGTCGACGAGCTGCTCTGTGCGGGCGACGCCGTCTACCAGTTCCGCTTCTCGAACGAAGTGATGCAAATCCTGCGCGAGCGAGGCGCCCGCTACATCCTGGGCAATCACGAGGAGGTGCTGCTCGGGAAGTGGGGCAGCAAGGCGCGGTCGGCCGACTGGGTGCGCGGCGCGGATCTGGAGTATATGTCGTCGCAGCCATCCCGGCTGGAGACGACCGTGGGCGGCAAGAAGCTGGTGATGGTACACGGGAGCCCGTTCGAGCCGCACAACGAGTACATCTATCCGAAGAGCCCGAGCATCGCGAAGCTCGCCACGATCGATGCGGACTACGTGATCCTCGGCCACACGCACTATCAGATGGCGGAGCGGCTCGGTCGCGTGCTGGTCATCAACCCGGGGTCGGCCGGCGAAGCGCGGGATGCGCGGAACGCGTTCCGGTTGTCCTACGCCGTACTCGATACGTCGAGCGTCGACGTGGTGTTTGACGACTTCCAGGATCCCACGCGCGCTGCCGTCGATCCTTCGATCATCCCGCGCGCGCCGCTCGACGCCGGAGCCGGGCGCGACGATCCCACGCCGGAAAACACGAACTTCTGGACACCGGGCAACTAG
- a CDS encoding MATE family efflux transporter gives MPAEPKAVPASSVQVLALAADRGLSRVILKLAWPVGVERFSISVLSAVDAVLVGRYVGADGLAAVGIGTLMFWIPLSGALAVDVGATAVVARDVGAGDRSRVQAALHASIVLALVWGILCTAIVFAAAPWLMRLMGAEPEVVPHGVEYLRAGSIGFPMLMVLYAVSGALRGMGNTWMPMVILIIVNAINAIVTFVLISGDVADLGVLASGIGYAAAGTTGGVLALALAASGLAPVRMDVTRLLATSRESMARVLRIGLPVGLEEAQFMFAFLVYTRIVARLGTEQLAAHSLALRSLELAILPGFALGTAATALVGQYLGAGLPDMAEAIAKRVRFFALCLLVTMAAVQFAIAPYVVELFVRDDPEVVETGTRLLRVFAFALPAMGVHASLSGVLRGAGDVRFVLYTFTFTAWGIRVPIAAFMVIVLGLTVPFAWLAAVTENWVRAALVQRRFALGAWKRLKV, from the coding sequence TTGCCGGCGGAACCCAAAGCTGTGCCCGCGTCGAGCGTGCAGGTCCTTGCGCTTGCTGCCGATCGCGGGCTTTCCCGTGTCATTCTCAAGCTCGCATGGCCCGTGGGCGTCGAGCGCTTTTCAATCTCGGTCCTGAGCGCGGTCGATGCGGTGCTCGTCGGGCGTTATGTCGGTGCGGACGGATTAGCGGCCGTCGGGATCGGGACGCTCATGTTCTGGATCCCGCTCTCGGGCGCCCTGGCGGTCGATGTGGGAGCGACCGCGGTGGTGGCGCGCGACGTCGGCGCCGGCGACCGCTCGCGCGTCCAGGCAGCGTTGCACGCTTCGATCGTGCTTGCGCTTGTGTGGGGCATCCTCTGCACAGCTATCGTATTCGCCGCGGCGCCGTGGCTCATGCGCCTCATGGGCGCCGAGCCAGAGGTCGTGCCGCACGGCGTCGAGTACCTCCGCGCCGGGTCGATCGGGTTTCCGATGCTGATGGTGCTGTACGCCGTCAGTGGCGCGCTCCGGGGCATGGGAAATACGTGGATGCCAATGGTGATTTTGATCATCGTGAATGCGATCAACGCGATCGTCACGTTTGTGCTGATCTCGGGCGACGTGGCGGACTTAGGCGTGCTCGCTTCGGGCATTGGTTACGCGGCGGCGGGGACGACGGGCGGTGTGCTGGCACTGGCGCTGGCAGCCAGCGGGCTGGCGCCGGTCCGCATGGACGTCACGCGTTTGCTTGCCACGAGCCGCGAGTCGATGGCGCGTGTGCTGCGCATCGGGCTGCCGGTGGGGCTCGAAGAGGCGCAATTCATGTTCGCGTTCCTGGTGTATACGCGCATCGTGGCGCGGCTGGGCACGGAACAACTCGCCGCGCACTCACTGGCGCTGCGATCGCTGGAGCTGGCGATCCTGCCCGGCTTTGCGCTCGGCACGGCGGCGACGGCACTCGTGGGGCAGTACCTGGGTGCCGGGCTGCCGGACATGGCGGAAGCGATCGCCAAGCGCGTGCGCTTCTTCGCGCTCTGCCTGCTCGTGACGATGGCCGCGGTGCAGTTCGCCATCGCGCCGTACGTCGTCGAGCTATTCGTGCGGGACGACCCGGAGGTCGTCGAAACCGGTACCAGGCTGTTACGGGTGTTTGCGTTCGCGCTTCCGGCAATGGGCGTCCATGCGTCGCTGTCCGGTGTGCTGCGCGGAGCCGGGGACGTGCGCTTCGTGCTGTACACGTTCACGTTCACGGCGTGGGGGATTCGCGTGCCGATCGCGGCGTTCATGGTGATCGTGCTTGGTCTCACCGTGCCGTTCGCCTGGCTCGCCGCTGTCACGGAGAACTGGGTCCGAGCAGCGCTCGTACAACGCCGCTTCGCGCTGGGCGCATGGAAGCGCCTGAAGGTCTGA
- a CDS encoding M23 family metallopeptidase encodes MLISLFSAVAVAVTFVAAIAPPIHIPGQQKGEEGRFPAAPGYLLPWAGGEIHSVTQGEETTFTHNGSTAYAFDFDLSYDTIVAARSGKVLMVREDSNSGGCSPIFSTAANYVVIDHGDGTSALYLHLAHNGAQVAAGDIVDQGDPIAVSGETGLTCADDEGGGPGPHLHFQVQRTEEQRPLTQSLPVAFDDIDTNSGVPQDGRSYASGNYGKGQPQKIELTPWRVPRVFNPIARPADPTLVEVPALPTPTPTAPRPEAQLAGATTTGTATPTEPPTRTPVPDDTWTPAPDDTHTPVPPTPLPPTAVPPTETATPPPVDTPTPVVDTPIPATEAATVESIPPTAEPATVEPAPP; translated from the coding sequence TTGTTAATCTCGCTGTTCTCCGCCGTCGCTGTTGCCGTGACGTTTGTCGCGGCGATCGCGCCACCCATCCACATCCCGGGCCAACAGAAGGGCGAAGAAGGGCGCTTCCCTGCCGCACCCGGCTACCTATTGCCCTGGGCGGGCGGCGAGATCCACTCGGTCACGCAGGGCGAAGAAACGACCTTCACGCACAATGGCAGCACCGCTTACGCGTTCGACTTTGACCTCTCCTATGACACGATCGTCGCCGCCCGCAGCGGCAAGGTGCTGATGGTGCGAGAGGACTCGAACAGCGGCGGCTGCAGCCCTATCTTCTCGACCGCTGCCAATTATGTCGTGATCGACCACGGCGATGGGACGTCGGCGCTGTACCTGCACCTCGCGCATAACGGCGCGCAAGTCGCAGCGGGCGACATCGTCGACCAGGGAGATCCGATAGCAGTCTCCGGAGAGACGGGCCTGACCTGCGCGGACGATGAAGGCGGCGGTCCCGGTCCGCACCTGCATTTCCAGGTCCAGCGCACGGAGGAGCAGCGTCCGCTCACGCAGTCGCTGCCGGTTGCGTTCGACGACATCGATACGAACAGCGGTGTGCCGCAGGACGGCAGATCATACGCATCCGGGAACTACGGTAAGGGCCAACCGCAGAAGATCGAACTCACGCCATGGCGCGTGCCTCGCGTGTTCAACCCGATCGCCCGACCCGCCGATCCGACGCTCGTCGAGGTCCCGGCATTGCCGACGCCGACGCCTACCGCACCGCGTCCCGAAGCTCAGCTCGCCGGGGCAACGACAACAGGCACGGCCACGCCGACCGAGCCTCCGACACGCACGCCGGTACCCGACGATACATGGACGCCGGCCCCGGACGACACGCATACACCTGTACCACCGACGCCGCTGCCACCGACGGCTGTGCCACCGACCGAGACGGCCACGCCGCCCCCGGTCGATACGCCGACGCCAGTCGTCGATACGCCGATCCCGGCGACGGAAGCAGCGACCGTCGAGAGCATTCCGCCGACGGCCGAACCGGCAACGGTCGAGCCTGCACCTCCCTGA
- a CDS encoding M23 family metallopeptidase, which translates to MPADRVTGAVGSRVIEVGAGPPIRDVSVQQASDDPDLANASGWNCRVHVEYEATPAVDWYVPSGTAVYATMDGDAVLIANTVANGFDYHAVDREPYIGNPDRTRAPLDPFPGPGGGMGIYVAVAGEEFRTDYGHLQIDPTLAAIPDEAFVAPYGRSFDYASAFSTPAPLAFGVQVARWPVRKGDVIGYTGDSGYSEAPHLHYVITRRPTGERLCPTGEAGFDDGGWLMR; encoded by the coding sequence TTGCCCGCCGACCGGGTAACCGGCGCCGTGGGCTCACGCGTGATCGAAGTGGGTGCTGGCCCGCCGATACGCGACGTCAGCGTGCAGCAGGCTTCCGACGACCCGGACCTGGCCAATGCGTCGGGCTGGAACTGCCGCGTCCATGTCGAGTACGAGGCGACGCCGGCCGTCGACTGGTACGTACCGTCAGGCACAGCGGTCTATGCGACGATGGACGGTGATGCCGTGCTCATCGCCAATACCGTCGCCAACGGCTTCGACTACCACGCTGTCGACCGCGAACCGTACATAGGCAACCCCGACCGCACGCGGGCGCCGTTGGATCCCTTTCCCGGGCCGGGCGGCGGCATGGGCATCTACGTCGCGGTGGCCGGCGAGGAGTTCCGCACTGACTACGGTCACCTGCAGATCGATCCCACGCTCGCCGCGATCCCCGACGAGGCCTTCGTCGCGCCGTATGGGCGATCCTTCGACTACGCATCTGCGTTCTCGACGCCCGCACCGCTCGCGTTCGGTGTGCAGGTGGCGCGGTGGCCCGTGCGGAAAGGAGACGTCATCGGCTACACAGGCGACTCCGGCTACTCCGAGGCTCCGCACCTGCACTATGTGATCACGCGCCGGCCCACTGGCGAGCGCCTGTGCCCGACAGGCGAAGCGGGGTTCGACGACGGTGGTTGGCTCATGCGCTGA